A region of Shewanella psychromarinicola DNA encodes the following proteins:
- a CDS encoding EpsG family protein, translating to MITYHIIFILLILFWILERFNLLVSRYVPIFFSFIFVLLFTSLRGDVGQDTSNYLIMFNSPLEYKSHVELGYYLFSSSVSYLGLSFNSFLFLIGFFSLSFYYVSISKFVPTGFVVIAFSIIFCDMYMYFNISGLRQGVALSICLLAAYYVINGYVIRFFILLSLAILFHKSAFVFILAYPISKLNVKYDSKHLSFLFLGVLLLSYIVNFKLESMVFLNQIKGAAMYLSESYNEFSFTSYLIGIVRRVYPIILSIIFFSKLKSDKTALFVFNIYVFGFLAYTVGYPVLQDVTVRLTSYFLIFESVLVVLILSKLNRHANVSLLAIVIFLLVYLKIMVYANLPAFEYKYIEGIL from the coding sequence ATGATTACATACCATATTATTTTCATTTTGTTAATTCTGTTTTGGATCCTAGAACGCTTCAACCTACTGGTTTCAAGATATGTCCCTATTTTTTTCTCATTTATATTTGTTCTGCTTTTTACTAGCTTAAGGGGCGATGTAGGTCAAGATACTTCTAATTATTTAATTATGTTTAACTCTCCATTAGAATATAAGAGTCATGTAGAGTTAGGTTATTACTTGTTTTCTAGCTCTGTAAGTTATCTAGGGCTTAGTTTTAATTCTTTTTTATTTCTAATTGGTTTTTTTTCATTGTCATTTTATTATGTTTCTATATCAAAATTTGTGCCAACAGGTTTTGTTGTAATTGCTTTTTCAATTATATTCTGTGATATGTATATGTACTTTAATATTAGTGGTCTTAGGCAGGGTGTCGCCCTCTCTATTTGCTTATTAGCTGCATACTATGTCATTAATGGATATGTTATTAGGTTTTTTATTTTACTTTCATTGGCAATTCTTTTTCATAAGAGTGCATTTGTATTTATTCTAGCTTACCCAATATCTAAATTGAATGTTAAATATGATTCCAAGCATCTTTCGTTTCTGTTTTTAGGTGTTTTATTACTTTCCTATATCGTTAATTTTAAATTAGAAAGTATGGTTTTCCTTAATCAAATTAAGGGGGCTGCAATGTATTTGTCAGAGTCTTATAATGAGTTCTCATTTACTTCATATCTCATAGGTATCGTTCGTAGAGTTTACCCTATTATTTTGTCCATTATATTTTTCAGCAAGTTGAAAAGTGACAAAACTGCTTTGTTTGTATTTAATATTTATGTTTTTGGTTTCCTTGCGTATACTGTTGGCTATCCAGTTCTTCAAGATGTAACCGTAAGGCTTACTAGTTATTTCCTTATTTTTGAATCAGTTTTAGTCGTGCTCATATTGTCGAAGTTAAATCGTCACGCTAATGTATCATTATTGGCAATTGTTATTTTCTTACTTGTCTACCTGAAGATTATGGTATACGCAAATCTACCAGCTTTTGAGTACAAATATATTGAAGGTATACTTTGA
- a CDS encoding glycosyltransferase family 4 protein, with protein sequence MKKIILYISSMKPAGGIERVVSTLANELCNDYEITLLVKDNGESFYYLDKRIEVLSLNCALDLNMRSRFSRGLGLLRNLFVSAYKLRALFYRCNFDYIYVTTPVSFWECFLTGRCNNKIIASEHGARVNYNIIYRALKVGYKFSHSYMIPTKTDFDYYMNSGYPAVYIPHLRPALPYSISKNDVKKVINVGRFTADKQQLALIRMWSELIKEKDHIDEWELILVGTGELEYEIISLVEELDLSNSVKLVPPRKDIETIYSDASIFVLTSSSEGFGMVVLEALSFGLPVVSFDCPSGPRDIIDDNLDGLLVDLNDFEGFKIKLYSLMCDKSLREKMSLHGFSKASVWNQSNILSKFKGLF encoded by the coding sequence ATGAAAAAAATAATTTTGTATATTAGTAGTATGAAGCCCGCTGGAGGTATTGAGCGAGTAGTCTCTACTTTAGCTAATGAGTTATGTAACGATTATGAAATAACTTTGCTTGTTAAAGACAATGGTGAATCTTTTTATTACTTAGATAAAAGGATTGAAGTATTAAGTTTAAATTGCGCACTAGACTTGAATATGAGGTCAAGATTTTCGAGAGGTTTAGGCTTATTGAGGAACTTGTTCGTTTCGGCATATAAGTTAAGGGCGCTATTTTATAGGTGCAATTTTGACTATATTTATGTCACAACTCCAGTATCTTTTTGGGAGTGTTTTCTTACAGGTAGATGCAACAATAAAATTATCGCATCTGAGCATGGAGCAAGAGTTAACTATAATATCATCTACAGGGCCCTTAAGGTTGGGTATAAATTTTCTCATTCTTATATGATACCAACGAAAACTGATTTTGATTATTATATGAACAGCGGGTATCCTGCTGTTTATATCCCACATCTTCGGCCTGCATTACCTTACTCTATTAGCAAGAATGACGTAAAAAAAGTAATTAATGTCGGAAGATTTACGGCTGATAAACAGCAGTTAGCTTTAATCAGAATGTGGTCCGAGTTAATAAAGGAAAAAGATCACATAGACGAGTGGGAATTGATTCTGGTTGGTACTGGTGAGTTAGAATATGAAATTATTTCTCTCGTTGAAGAACTGGATTTATCTAACTCTGTTAAGTTAGTGCCTCCTAGGAAAGATATTGAAACAATTTATTCGGATGCTTCTATTTTTGTACTGACATCAAGCAGTGAAGGTTTTGGAATGGTTGTCTTAGAGGCTTTGTCTTTCGGGTTGCCTGTAGTGAGTTTTGATTGTCCTTCTGGCCCCCGGGATATAATTGACGATAATCTTGATGGGTTACTCGTTGACTTGAATGATTTTGAAGGCTTTAAAATCAAACTATATTCTTTAATGTGTGATAAATCATTGAGAGAAAAAATGTCTCTTCATGGATTTTCTAAAGCAAGTGTTTGGAATCAAAGTAACATTTTATCAAAGTTTAAGGGTTTATTCTAA
- a CDS encoding glycosyltransferase family 2 protein, whose protein sequence is MITIILPVYNASKTILATLVSVKNQDISDINVELIIINDGSTDDSEKLITQFIYENKHMDITYIFKENSGVSSSRNLGISKAKYDWVAFIDSDDVWADNKLAEQILIINNSAFNIDFIGCARNDEILSLYGNKINKLHKACYKELLIKMFPQTSTAMVKKSVLDRVGGYDETMTHSEDGDLWIRICFEYDFYYMSESLVVTGGNKHNFGESGLSANLLAMEKGVQYTLLKLYNSKKISIFFYVFLRVFCYLKYVRRLLISSYIRRVNSKPKGDL, encoded by the coding sequence ATGATCACTATCATCCTACCTGTGTATAATGCTTCGAAAACAATTTTAGCTACATTGGTATCCGTAAAAAACCAAGATATATCAGATATTAATGTAGAGTTGATAATCATAAATGACGGATCGACAGATGATAGTGAAAAGTTAATAACACAGTTTATATATGAAAATAAACATATGGATATAACTTATATATTTAAAGAAAATAGTGGGGTTTCGAGTTCTCGCAATTTAGGTATAAGTAAAGCTAAATATGATTGGGTTGCTTTCATCGATTCCGATGATGTCTGGGCTGATAATAAATTAGCTGAGCAGATACTCATTATCAACAATTCAGCATTCAATATAGACTTTATCGGTTGTGCTAGGAATGATGAAATCCTAAGTCTTTACGGTAATAAAATTAATAAATTACATAAGGCTTGTTATAAAGAGCTGTTGATTAAGATGTTTCCGCAAACTTCCACAGCAATGGTCAAGAAATCAGTATTAGATAGAGTTGGTGGTTATGATGAAACTATGACTCACTCTGAAGATGGTGATTTATGGATCAGGATTTGTTTTGAATATGATTTTTATTATATGTCAGAATCGTTAGTTGTAACCGGTGGTAATAAACATAATTTTGGTGAGTCTGGCTTATCAGCGAACTTATTGGCGATGGAAAAAGGTGTTCAGTATACTCTCTTGAAGTTGTATAATAGTAAAAAGATAAGTATATTTTTTTATGTTTTTTTGAGAGTTTTTTGTTATTTAAAATATGTTAGAAGATTACTTATTTCCTCTTATATTCGGAGGGTGAATAGTAAACCTAAAGGGGATTTATAA